DNA from Polyangiaceae bacterium:
CACCAGACAAATCGCCCGATTGTAGCTCGCTTCCAACGCGAAACGACCTCGCGGCGCCGCAGCCAAATAGCGATCCCATGCCGCCAGCGCGATGGCTGGCGCTTCACCACCGAAGTGCGCGCGGTGTGCCGCTCGATAGAGCTCCAGCGCGGGATCTGGCGCGGGCCCCGAGTTCGTGTTCGGCGGAGCGCCTGCTTGTGAACCGCTCGTCGCATTCAGGTGGGACATCGCCCGGGGCGGCACTCCGCCAGCCGCGTTTGTTGGGCGCAGCAGCGGCATGTGTGGGCTGCCCTTGGAGATGAGCGCCGCCACGGCCGGCACCGCTTCCTGATCCGTCTCCGCCGCGGGCGCCGCTTCTTGCTTCACGACGCTTGGTGGCGATTCCGGCGTGGGCGCGGCTGCCAGGGGTTGCATCCGGCGCAGGGAGCGGGCGCCCTGGTCCATGCTCCGCGCCAAGGGCACCACGGGCGGAGCATCGGCTTGGATGCCAATCGCCTGCGCCACCGCATTCCACGCCTTGCGCCCACCGGATGCTCCAAAGGCCGACGTCCCCACCAGCACCGCAGCGATCGGCAGCAGAACCATCGTGCGGGAAATCCGCCGACGCGCGCCGGTGTGAACCGAGGCCATCACGCGCGCGCGGGTGAGGCGCGCAGTGGGGTCGGGTTGCGCGGTGGTTTCGCGAAGCGCGCGCGTGGCCTCGAGCAGCAGATCGTCGCTCATCGCACTCCCTCCTGCACCAGACACTGGCGCAGTTTTTTCTTCGCGTGAAACAAGCGCGTACGCACGGTGCCTTCCGGCGCGCCCACGATTTGCGAGACCTCCCGGCTGGAGCGCTGCTCGACCTCGCACAGTACGAAAGCCACTCGCTGATCCAACGGCAGACTCTCGAGAGCGCGCGCCAGCGCGTCCGCGAGTTCTCGGCGCCTGGCATGTTCCTCGGGATCCTCGGACTGGCGCACGGGCTGTTGCGCGAACCGCTCCATTGCCGCACGCTGACGCGCTGCCGCCCTCACGAAGCGCCGCACGCGATTGACCGCGATCGCAATGAGGAAAGTGCGCAGCGATGATTCGCCGCGAAACCCCTGGATCGCCGAGGGCAAGCGGACGAACACGTCGTGCACCAGGTCCTCGGCCACCGTGGCATCTCCCAGCATGCGCCGAGCAAATGCGCGCACGGCGTCATGGTGTGCGTCATAGGCTTCGCCGACGGCACTCACGTCCCCGCGTTGCAGGCGCTCCACCAGGGGCTCGGTCTGCACCGCCCCGCTTGGTTCGTAACTCAAGGCAAGCTGCCGCACGGTCATCGGCGTCCGTAGTAGTGTGTGCCCGAAGCCCCCCGAAGTGTTCAACCACGCTAGCGCTTCTTCTCCCGCCGGAAGCAAAACATCCATACAATCCATGGGTTGAAGCACCTCAAAACACGCTGAGTCCGGCCCCCAAGTAGGGGCGGAAGCCCTGGTCGTCGCTCATGTCGACCTTGGGCCCGCTCCGCGCCGAATAGTCG
Protein-coding regions in this window:
- a CDS encoding RNA polymerase sigma factor translates to MTVRQLALSYEPSGAVQTEPLVERLQRGDVSAVGEAYDAHHDAVRAFARRMLGDATVAEDLVHDVFVRLPSAIQGFRGESSLRTFLIAIAVNRVRRFVRAAARQRAAMERFAQQPVRQSEDPEEHARRRELADALARALESLPLDQRVAFVLCEVEQRSSREVSQIVGAPEGTVRTRLFHAKKKLRQCLVQEGVR